In Brevundimonas sp. SGAir0440, one DNA window encodes the following:
- a CDS encoding transglutaminase family protein, protein MRIRIDHSTRYAYARPARFIVQMLRLTPKSCESQQVRDWRIETDVDARLRRSEDAFGNIVHSLYTERPTDALTIRVTGEVSTVETGGVVKGQAERLSPLVYLRETPMTKADASIVDFARSIPEGPTLNRMHRLMSALKDTVAFEVGSTSASHTAADAFAQKRGVCQDHSQIFISAARLLGVPARYVSGHLSRQDGRHDQDAAHAWAEAWVEDLGWVGFDPANGICPTEHYVRVAVGLDARGATPIRGTSYGGGQEQLTVALNVRPVQQSQQQLQSSGWLR, encoded by the coding sequence ATGCGGATCCGGATCGATCACTCCACCCGCTACGCCTACGCCCGGCCCGCGCGGTTCATCGTCCAGATGCTGCGCCTGACGCCCAAGTCGTGCGAAAGCCAGCAGGTCCGCGACTGGCGCATCGAGACCGACGTGGACGCCCGGCTGCGGCGCAGCGAGGACGCCTTCGGCAACATCGTTCACAGCCTCTACACCGAGCGGCCGACCGACGCCCTGACCATCCGCGTCACCGGCGAGGTCTCGACCGTCGAGACGGGCGGCGTCGTGAAGGGCCAGGCCGAGCGGTTGTCCCCCCTGGTCTATCTGCGCGAGACCCCGATGACGAAGGCCGACGCCAGCATCGTCGATTTCGCCCGCTCCATCCCCGAGGGCCCGACGCTCAATCGGATGCATCGGTTGATGAGCGCGCTGAAGGATACGGTGGCGTTCGAGGTCGGCTCGACCTCCGCCTCCCACACCGCCGCCGACGCCTTCGCCCAGAAGCGCGGCGTCTGTCAGGACCATTCGCAGATCTTCATCTCGGCCGCGCGCCTGCTGGGCGTGCCTGCCCGCTATGTCTCGGGCCATCTCAGCCGTCAGGATGGACGCCACGATCAGGACGCCGCACACGCCTGGGCCGAGGCCTGGGTCGAGGATCTGGGCTGGGTCGGGTTCGATCCGGCCAACGGCATCTGTCCCACCGAACACTATGTCCGGGTCGCGGTCGGCCTGGACGCGCGCGGGGCCACCCCGATCCGAGGCACGAGCTATGGCGGCGGCCAGGAGCAACTGACCGTCGCCCTGAATGTGCGGCCGGTGCAACAGAGCCAGCAACAACTGCAATCCAGTGGATGGCTCCGATAG
- a CDS encoding peptidase, whose product MTYCVGMLVDDGLAMIADTRTNAGVDNISSYRKLHIYKSPGERILAVATAGNLSVTQTALAMVAAGVKLPDSTELETLQTAPTLFRAAQLLGHAMASVRASINTPPTPTADGLNVTASMLLGGQIAGGKMGLYLIYGQGNFIECGPDTPYLQIGELKYGKPILDRALHSSTSLSEAVKLGLISFDSTIRSNIAVGPPLDLIVMPRDQLTGTARRIEADDPYFRDLGRRWSEALAAAHRAMPDPTWLHIDTSAPQRSISAVG is encoded by the coding sequence GTGACCTATTGCGTAGGCATGCTGGTGGACGACGGGTTGGCGATGATCGCCGACACGCGCACCAATGCGGGCGTGGACAACATCTCGTCCTATCGCAAACTGCACATCTACAAGTCGCCGGGCGAGCGGATCCTGGCGGTCGCGACGGCCGGCAATCTGTCGGTCACCCAGACGGCGCTGGCCATGGTCGCGGCCGGGGTCAAACTGCCGGACTCCACCGAGCTGGAAACGCTCCAGACCGCCCCGACCCTGTTCCGCGCCGCCCAGCTTCTGGGTCATGCGATGGCCAGCGTGCGCGCCAGCATCAATACGCCGCCGACGCCGACCGCCGACGGGCTGAACGTCACCGCCTCGATGCTGCTGGGCGGTCAGATCGCCGGCGGCAAGATGGGGCTGTATCTGATCTACGGCCAGGGCAACTTCATCGAGTGTGGGCCCGATACGCCCTATCTGCAGATCGGCGAGCTGAAATACGGCAAGCCCATTCTGGATCGCGCCCTGCACAGCTCCACCTCCCTGTCCGAGGCGGTGAAGCTTGGGCTGATCTCGTTCGATTCGACCATCCGCTCGAACATCGCCGTCGGCCCGCCGCTGGACCTGATCGTCATGCCGCGCGACCAGCTGACGGGCACGGCGCGGCGCATCGAGGCGGACGATCCCTATTTCCGCGATCTGGGTCGGCGCTGGTCCGAAGCCTTGGCCGCCGCCCACCGCGCCATGCCCGATCCGACCTGGTTGCATATCGACACGTCGGCGCCTCAGAGGAGCATCAGCGCCGTCGGCTAA